One region of Flavobacterium sp. KACC 22763 genomic DNA includes:
- a CDS encoding response regulator encodes MLEQILCIDDDPITLMLCKKVISKSSFSHEVVTAQNGEEALHHFNVLKYAKDKTKKRPELIFLDLNMPIMGGWEFLDHFTSSDYKEFNTVPVIVLSSTIDPEDLAKAKKYPIIIDFLSKPITQPMLEYLKKKIDL; translated from the coding sequence ATGCTTGAGCAGATTTTATGCATTGATGATGACCCAATAACATTAATGCTATGCAAAAAGGTAATTTCAAAATCTTCATTTTCACATGAAGTTGTTACAGCTCAAAATGGCGAAGAAGCCCTTCATCATTTCAATGTCTTAAAATACGCAAAGGACAAAACAAAAAAAAGGCCTGAGTTAATTTTTTTAGATTTAAATATGCCTATTATGGGAGGATGGGAATTTCTAGACCATTTCACCTCTTCGGATTACAAAGAGTTTAATACTGTTCCAGTAATCGTCTTATCTTCTACTATTGACCCCGAAGATCTTGCCAAAGCAAAAAAATATCCAATTATAATAGATTTTCTTTCCAAACCAATTACACAGCCAATGCTAGAATACCTTAAAAAGAAAATTGATTTATAA
- a CDS encoding PAS domain-containing sensor histidine kinase yields MKSKTLQITLIYTIISIIMAVLCHKLLITYFSSSEYLYFSLIKDVIFILITVLVFSLILSKNEKRNITIFEKLNKTNEEIKESNEKYDIVAKATSDTIWDWKIQEDSINWNKGIEGVFGYDPAEVGKTSKWWFDKIHPEDSIRMSIKLYSFIEQKTEKWQDQYRFRCADGSYKYVLDRGFLLKDENGRAIRMIGAIQDITKQKEEEQRLKLLETVITQSKDSILITEANSSERKIPKIVYVNPAFSQMSGYQSNEIIGKSPNIFKGPKSDSDELKKLLRAIKNEEECLIETITYTKSKEEYWVRFSMIPIFNNEGIISHWISIQRDITDEKKLETEKEHLIRELTQNNKDLKQFSYITSHNLRAPLSNLIGLLNLIEDIPIENEELEEILAGFTKSTHLLNETINDLVKVIIIKDNPSMQKEEVSLKEVFENVFSQLSFQIELHKPIIKLKFDKVPELITNKAYIESILLNLLTNSIKYKSENRKLKISIIAEQIEQRTILTFKDNGIGIDLERNRDKVFGLYQRFHNYPDSKGLGLYLVKSQVETMGGTISIDSEVNKGTTFTITFKN; encoded by the coding sequence ATGAAAAGTAAAACTCTCCAAATTACTCTTATTTATACCATCATCTCGATAATTATGGCGGTCTTATGTCATAAATTACTCATAACCTACTTTTCTTCTTCAGAATACTTATACTTCTCTTTAATAAAAGACGTAATATTTATTCTAATTACAGTATTGGTTTTCAGTCTTATTCTTTCAAAAAACGAAAAACGAAACATAACCATTTTTGAAAAATTAAACAAAACCAACGAAGAAATAAAAGAATCTAATGAGAAATATGACATTGTAGCGAAAGCGACTAGCGATACGATTTGGGATTGGAAAATTCAAGAGGACAGTATTAATTGGAACAAAGGAATTGAAGGTGTCTTTGGTTACGATCCAGCAGAAGTGGGCAAAACTTCTAAATGGTGGTTTGACAAAATTCACCCAGAAGACAGCATCCGAATGTCAATAAAGCTATATTCTTTTATAGAACAAAAAACAGAAAAATGGCAGGATCAATACCGTTTTAGATGCGCAGATGGATCATATAAATATGTTTTGGATCGAGGTTTTTTACTGAAAGATGAAAATGGCAGAGCCATTAGAATGATTGGAGCTATTCAGGATATTACGAAGCAAAAAGAAGAAGAGCAGCGATTAAAACTTTTGGAAACTGTAATTACGCAATCTAAAGATTCTATTTTAATTACCGAGGCCAATTCTTCTGAAAGAAAAATACCAAAAATAGTTTACGTGAATCCTGCATTTTCTCAAATGTCAGGTTATCAGTCCAATGAAATTATTGGAAAATCGCCAAACATTTTTAAAGGGCCGAAATCAGATTCTGACGAATTAAAGAAACTTTTAAGAGCCATAAAAAATGAAGAAGAATGCCTAATTGAAACCATTACTTACACCAAAAGTAAAGAAGAATACTGGGTTCGTTTTTCTATGATTCCTATCTTTAATAATGAAGGCATCATTTCTCACTGGATTTCAATACAGAGGGATATTACAGACGAGAAAAAACTGGAAACAGAAAAAGAACATCTTATTCGAGAATTAACCCAAAACAATAAAGATTTAAAACAATTCTCTTATATCACGTCACACAATCTTAGAGCACCACTTTCTAATTTGATTGGACTTTTAAATTTAATAGAAGACATACCTATAGAAAATGAAGAGCTTGAAGAAATATTAGCAGGCTTTACAAAATCAACACATTTGCTAAATGAAACCATCAATGATTTAGTAAAAGTTATTATCATTAAAGACAATCCTTCTATGCAAAAAGAAGAAGTATCTTTAAAAGAAGTTTTTGAAAACGTATTTAGCCAATTATCTTTTCAAATCGAGTTACACAAACCAATAATTAAACTTAAATTTGACAAAGTACCTGAGCTTATTACAAATAAGGCCTATATTGAAAGTATCTTATTAAATCTCTTAACCAACTCTATAAAATACAAATCAGAAAACAGAAAACTAAAAATATCTATAATAGCAGAACAAATAGAGCAAAGAACAATCTTAACCTTTAAAGATAACGGAATCGGAATTGACCTTGAACGAAATCGCGACAAAGTATTTGGCCTTTATCAAAGATTTCATAATTACCCTGACAGCAAAGGCTTAGGATTATATCTTGTAAAATCGCAAGTAGAAACAATGGGAGGCACAATCTCTATTGATAGTGAAGTTAATAAAGGAACTACATTTACGATAACATTTAAAAATTAA
- the proS gene encoding proline--tRNA ligase, producing the protein MSKNLTTRSEDYSKWYNELVVKADLAENSGVRGCMVIKPYGYAIWEKMQAELDRMFKETGHQNAYFPLFVPKSMFEAEEKNAEGFAKECAVVTHYRLKNDEERPGKLMVDPNARLEEELIVRPTSEAIIWSTYKGWVQSYRDLPLLINQWANVVRWEMRTRLFLRTAEFLWQEGHTAHATKAEAIEESEKMMNVYADFAENFMAIPVVKGFKTETERFAGADETYCIEALMQDGKALQAGTSHFLGQNFAKAFDVKFANAEGKQEHVWGTSWGVSTRLMGALIMTHSDDQGLVLPPNLAPIQVVIVPIYKTDEQLVQIREAVKDLTAKLRKLKITVKFDDRTTQKPGFKFAEWELKGVPVRIAVGPKDLENGTFEVARRDNLTKEVVASEKIVEHVNDLLEQIQTDLFTKALDYRNTHITEVNSFEEFKEVLEGKGGFLSAHWDGTAETEEKIKELTKATIRCIPLDAIEEAGTCVFTGKPSSKRVLFAKAY; encoded by the coding sequence ATGAGTAAGAACCTTACTACAAGATCAGAAGATTATTCGAAATGGTATAACGAACTGGTTGTAAAGGCAGATCTAGCTGAAAATTCAGGAGTTAGAGGATGTATGGTAATTAAGCCATACGGATATGCTATTTGGGAAAAAATGCAAGCTGAGTTAGATCGTATGTTTAAAGAAACTGGACATCAAAATGCGTATTTCCCTTTGTTTGTGCCGAAAAGCATGTTTGAGGCTGAAGAGAAAAATGCTGAAGGATTTGCAAAAGAATGTGCGGTTGTAACGCATTATAGATTAAAAAATGATGAGGAAAGACCAGGTAAATTAATGGTTGATCCGAATGCAAGATTAGAGGAGGAACTTATTGTTCGTCCAACAAGTGAGGCTATTATTTGGTCTACATATAAAGGATGGGTGCAATCTTATAGAGATTTGCCTCTGTTGATTAATCAATGGGCTAATGTGGTTCGATGGGAAATGCGTACGCGCTTGTTCTTAAGAACTGCTGAGTTTTTATGGCAGGAAGGGCATACTGCTCACGCTACAAAAGCAGAAGCTATTGAGGAGTCTGAAAAAATGATGAATGTTTATGCTGATTTTGCTGAGAACTTTATGGCAATTCCAGTTGTTAAAGGTTTTAAGACCGAAACAGAACGTTTTGCTGGTGCTGATGAAACATATTGCATCGAGGCGTTAATGCAAGATGGAAAAGCGTTGCAAGCTGGTACATCTCATTTCTTGGGCCAGAACTTTGCAAAAGCATTTGATGTTAAGTTTGCTAATGCAGAAGGGAAACAAGAACACGTTTGGGGAACTTCTTGGGGAGTATCTACTCGTTTAATGGGAGCGTTAATCATGACGCATTCTGATGATCAAGGATTGGTATTGCCTCCAAATTTGGCTCCAATTCAAGTAGTTATTGTACCTATATATAAGACTGATGAACAATTGGTTCAAATTAGAGAAGCCGTTAAAGATTTAACAGCTAAATTGAGAAAATTGAAAATCACGGTTAAGTTTGATGACAGAACAACTCAAAAGCCAGGATTTAAATTTGCAGAATGGGAATTGAAAGGGGTTCCTGTTCGAATTGCGGTTGGTCCAAAAGATCTAGAGAACGGAACTTTTGAGGTGGCAAGACGAGATAATTTGACAAAAGAGGTTGTTGCTAGCGAAAAAATCGTTGAACATGTAAATGATCTTTTAGAACAGATTCAAACGGACTTATTTACTAAAGCATTAGATTATCGTAATACCCATATTACGGAAGTAAATAGTTTTGAGGAATTTAAAGAAGTTTTAGAAGGAAAAGGAGGCTTTTTATCTGCTCATTGGGATGGGACTGCTGAGACAGAAGAGAAGATAAAAGAATTGACAAAAGCGACAATTCGTTGTATTCCTTTGGATGCTATTGAAGAGGCGGGAACCTGTGTATTTACTGGGAAACCATCTTCTAAAAGAGTGCTTTTTGCTAAGGCGTATTAA
- the rpsT gene encoding 30S ribosomal protein S20, producing the protein MANHKSALKRIRSNEKRRVLNRYQHKTTRNAIKALRLATDKADATAKLSTVISMIDKLAKKNIIHDNKASNLKSKLTKHVAKL; encoded by the coding sequence ATGGCAAATCATAAGTCAGCATTAAAAAGAATCAGAAGTAACGAAAAAAGAAGAGTTCTTAACAGATATCAGCATAAAACTACTCGTAATGCTATTAAAGCGTTAAGATTAGCTACTGATAAAGCTGATGCTACTGCAAAATTATCAACTGTAATCTCTATGATTGATAAATTAGCTAAAAAGAACATCATTCATGATAATAAAGCTTCTAACTTGAAGTCTAAATTAACTAAACATGTTGCTAAATTGTAA